One region of Streptomyces davaonensis JCM 4913 genomic DNA includes:
- a CDS encoding SSI family serine proteinase inhibitor, with amino-acid sequence MSKVMPRGSRTRPLGRFLLVVGVTAGSVAAALPSAARGGDHLTVTVRGAGGGTDGRYELYCHPGAGAHPDVAGACAALDRGARWGKDAFAPVPDGSVCTMQYGGPATAYVTGTWAGRPVDARFDRGDGCEIARWDRLVPVLPDLRPEGRA; translated from the coding sequence ATGTCGAAGGTCATGCCGCGGGGCTCCCGCACTCGCCCCTTGGGCCGCTTCCTCCTCGTCGTCGGCGTCACGGCCGGATCAGTCGCCGCCGCCCTTCCCAGTGCCGCCCGCGGTGGTGACCACCTCACCGTCACCGTCCGCGGTGCCGGGGGCGGGACGGACGGGCGGTACGAGCTGTACTGCCACCCCGGCGCCGGCGCCCACCCCGATGTCGCCGGGGCCTGCGCCGCCCTGGACCGCGGGGCCCGCTGGGGCAAGGACGCCTTCGCGCCCGTACCGGACGGCAGTGTCTGCACCATGCAGTACGGCGGTCCCGCCACCGCGTATGTCACCGGGACCTGGGCCGGGCGGCCCGTGGACGCGCGGTTCGACCGGGGTGACGGGTGCGAGATCGCCCGGTGGGACCGGCTCGTGCCCGTACTGCCCGATCTGCGGCCCGAGGGCCGTGCCTGA
- a CDS encoding RCC1 domain-containing protein yields MTAKSWLRVLLAGAAVLTLAGCSKADRAVMFAPGCPEGPAARPTQRELPPGTAWAWQAPYNAPAGSFTAGPVPGLTDVVSIADSGHTTVAVRADGTVWSYGTNVSGSLGRGSQERVYEAEPSQVTGIGGPAHAVYSSGPTFYVVLRDGTVTAWGSDRFLVKGGKREGYDGVTVPERVSRAENVVAMGPGLLNAFALRSDGRILGWGINLTDVLGDRDGTRIGTIPDVEGVVDVSSAGGAVVALKADGKVCAWGSNVHGLLGVAPTGGQSARPLQVEGLKNIEQVVGGSDVAYALDRDGTVRAWGRGAGGALGDGDTTDHVSANPTRVTGLPKIRRISATGLTGYAIDTEGGLWAWGSGIPLSQGTARPVRIPLPAPALDVSGHHAILLPK; encoded by the coding sequence ATGACTGCGAAGTCCTGGCTGCGCGTATTGCTCGCCGGTGCCGCCGTTCTCACGCTGGCCGGGTGCAGCAAGGCGGACCGCGCGGTGATGTTCGCACCGGGATGCCCCGAGGGACCCGCCGCACGCCCGACGCAGCGGGAGCTGCCGCCGGGCACCGCGTGGGCGTGGCAGGCGCCCTACAACGCCCCGGCCGGCAGCTTCACGGCCGGCCCGGTGCCGGGCCTGACCGACGTCGTCTCGATCGCGGACAGCGGCCACACCACCGTGGCCGTACGCGCCGACGGCACCGTGTGGTCCTACGGCACCAATGTCAGCGGCTCGCTGGGACGGGGCTCCCAGGAGCGGGTGTACGAGGCCGAGCCGAGCCAGGTCACGGGGATCGGCGGCCCGGCACACGCGGTGTACAGCAGCGGACCGACGTTCTACGTCGTCCTGCGGGACGGCACCGTGACGGCGTGGGGTTCGGACCGGTTCCTGGTCAAGGGAGGCAAGCGGGAGGGATACGACGGGGTGACCGTCCCCGAGCGGGTGTCCCGCGCCGAGAACGTGGTCGCGATGGGCCCGGGCCTCCTCAACGCCTTCGCACTGCGCTCGGACGGCCGGATCCTCGGCTGGGGGATCAACCTCACCGACGTCTTGGGCGACCGCGACGGCACCCGCATCGGAACGATCCCCGACGTCGAGGGCGTCGTCGACGTGTCCTCGGCGGGCGGGGCCGTGGTGGCGCTGAAGGCGGACGGAAAGGTGTGCGCGTGGGGCAGCAACGTGCACGGCCTCCTGGGCGTCGCCCCGACCGGCGGCCAGTCCGCCCGCCCGCTTCAGGTGGAGGGCCTGAAGAACATCGAGCAGGTGGTCGGCGGCTCGGACGTGGCGTACGCCCTGGACCGCGACGGCACGGTCCGGGCATGGGGCCGTGGCGCGGGCGGCGCGCTGGGCGACGGCGACACCACGGACCACGTCTCCGCGAACCCGACCCGCGTGACCGGCCTCCCCAAGATCCGCCGCATTTCCGCAACCGGCCTCACGGGGTACGCCATCGACACCGAGGGCGGGTTGTGGGCCTGGGGGTCAGGCATACCGCTGAGCCAGGGCACCGCCCGGCCGGTACGAATCCCACTCCCCGCCCCGGCCCTGGACGTCTCGGGCCACCACGCGATCCTGCTCCCGAAGTAG
- a CDS encoding NAD(P)H-binding protein: MIVVTGATGNVGRPLVRALVEAGERVTAVSRRAPAAEEIPAGVRHHTADLADLPALKPALDGASALFLLTSGEFIGSGGDLGAVMEVAKAAGVGRVVLLSSQGVGTGHHPSALEDAVRESGVEWTILRPGGFHSNALQWAESVRTRREVAAPFGGVALPAIDPVDIAGAAAVTLRQAGHGGKTYDLTGPAPISPREQTMALQGALGEPVRFVELTRAEARAHMVGFMPEPVADATLDMLGSPPEVLQRVSPDAERLLGRRPYDFADWAARHAQWFK; this comes from the coding sequence ATGATCGTGGTGACCGGAGCGACGGGCAATGTCGGACGGCCGCTGGTGCGGGCGCTGGTCGAGGCGGGGGAGCGAGTGACGGCGGTCTCGCGACGCGCCCCGGCCGCCGAGGAGATACCGGCAGGGGTCCGCCATCACACGGCCGACCTCGCCGACCTCCCAGCCCTGAAACCCGCCCTCGACGGAGCCTCCGCCCTCTTCCTCCTGACCTCGGGGGAGTTCATCGGCTCGGGCGGTGACCTCGGCGCGGTGATGGAGGTGGCGAAGGCCGCGGGCGTGGGCCGCGTGGTTCTGCTGTCCTCGCAGGGCGTGGGCACCGGGCACCATCCCTCGGCACTCGAAGACGCCGTACGGGAATCGGGCGTGGAATGGACGATCCTGCGCCCCGGCGGCTTCCACTCCAACGCCCTCCAGTGGGCCGAGTCCGTCCGCACCCGCCGCGAGGTCGCGGCGCCGTTCGGGGGCGTGGCGCTGCCGGCCATCGACCCGGTCGACATCGCGGGCGCCGCCGCGGTGACCCTGCGCCAGGCGGGCCACGGCGGCAAGACCTACGACCTCACCGGGCCCGCCCCCATCTCTCCGCGCGAGCAGACGATGGCCCTCCAGGGGGCGTTGGGTGAACCGGTGCGGTTCGTGGAGCTGACCCGGGCCGAGGCGCGGGCGCACATGGTGGGGTTCATGCCCGAGCCGGTCGCCGACGCCACGCTCGACATGCTGGGCAGTCCACCCGAGGTGCTCCAGCGGGTGAGCCCCGACGCCGAACGCCTCCTCGGCCGCCGCCCGTACGACTTCGCGGACTGGGCGGCACGGCACGCGCAGTGGTTCAAGTAG
- a CDS encoding winged helix-turn-helix transcriptional regulator, which produces MGKAADVAPENACPIAPVVDIVFSRWTTPILWALHEHGRQRFVELERRIATITPKVLTQRLRQLERDGLVIRTYYPEVPPRVEYEISELGRSLAPLFASLSEWSVNLGHVERARSAYDAREEERDRARRR; this is translated from the coding sequence ATGGGTAAGGCTGCTGATGTCGCCCCCGAGAACGCCTGCCCCATCGCGCCCGTGGTCGACATCGTCTTCAGCCGCTGGACGACCCCGATCCTGTGGGCCCTTCACGAACACGGCAGGCAGCGCTTCGTCGAACTGGAGCGCCGGATCGCCACGATCACGCCCAAGGTGCTCACGCAGCGGCTGCGGCAGTTGGAGCGGGACGGCCTGGTCATCCGCACCTACTACCCCGAGGTTCCCCCGCGCGTGGAGTACGAGATCAGCGAACTGGGCCGCAGCCTGGCCCCGCTCTTCGCCTCCCTGTCCGAGTGGTCGGTGAATCTGGGCCACGTGGAGCGGGCTCGGTCGGCCTACGACGCGCGCGAGGAGGAGCGGGATCGTGCCCGGCGGCGCTGA
- a CDS encoding ankyrin repeat domain-containing protein: MAVEPRTALEQAVRKDRAGVVRVLAAAGADLGQRVGDHGETSPLCLAAMLGRTTVAEALLDSGADPDGRDRIRQLPLILAATSTWQGYPRTVGLLLRHGADIEGTMRSLTALEWAAGFGQAPMVRLLLDRGASAVDGALARARASGLGRRFPERRGVYGRVASVLEEAADGRITSQPSPSRPRSSSMYSCAIPPARVNQSVSTAISSGE, translated from the coding sequence GTGGCCGTCGAGCCCCGTACCGCGCTGGAACAGGCGGTGCGGAAGGACCGCGCGGGTGTGGTGCGTGTTCTGGCGGCGGCCGGGGCGGACCTGGGGCAGCGGGTGGGTGACCACGGCGAGACGTCGCCCCTGTGTCTGGCGGCGATGCTCGGCCGTACGACGGTGGCCGAGGCCCTTCTCGACAGCGGCGCGGATCCCGACGGCCGGGACCGAATACGCCAACTCCCGCTGATCCTCGCGGCCACGTCCACCTGGCAGGGCTACCCACGCACGGTCGGCCTGCTCCTCCGCCACGGCGCCGACATCGAGGGAACCATGCGGAGCCTCACGGCGCTGGAATGGGCGGCGGGATTCGGGCAGGCGCCCATGGTGCGCCTGTTGCTCGACCGCGGTGCGAGCGCGGTGGACGGGGCGTTGGCGCGGGCGCGGGCGAGTGGTCTTGGGCGGCGGTTTCCGGAGCGGCGAGGGGTGTACGGCAGGGTGGCGTCCGTACTGGAAGAGGCGGCCGACGGCCGGATCACCTCTCAGCCGTCCCCATCCCGCCCCCGAAGCTCATCGATGTACTCCTGCGCCATCCCGCCCGCCCGGGTGAACCAGTCGGTCAGTACGGCGATCTCGTCGGGGGAGTAG
- a CDS encoding MarR family winged helix-turn-helix transcriptional regulator: MQAKPRPNATPAQALEAMDSLIAAHLLGQQEMAQRLGLNITDLLCFGCVLKAGENLLTAGDLAEHAHVTSGAMTGILNRLERGGYITRVPDPADRRRVRVAAVPDAITRVVELYGPYYGRLTKLFADYSPDEIAVLTDWFTRAGGMAQEYIDELRGRDGDG; the protein is encoded by the coding sequence ATGCAAGCCAAGCCGCGCCCCAACGCCACCCCCGCCCAGGCGCTGGAGGCGATGGACTCCCTCATCGCGGCCCACCTGCTCGGCCAGCAGGAAATGGCCCAGCGGCTGGGCCTGAACATCACCGACCTGCTCTGTTTCGGCTGTGTACTGAAGGCGGGCGAGAACCTGCTCACCGCGGGCGATCTCGCCGAGCACGCCCATGTCACCTCCGGCGCAATGACCGGCATCCTCAACCGACTTGAGCGCGGCGGCTACATCACCCGCGTCCCCGACCCGGCCGACCGCCGCCGCGTCCGCGTCGCCGCGGTCCCGGACGCGATCACGCGCGTGGTGGAGCTGTACGGGCCCTACTACGGCCGCCTGACGAAGCTCTTCGCCGACTACTCCCCCGACGAGATCGCCGTACTGACCGACTGGTTCACCCGGGCGGGCGGGATGGCGCAGGAGTACATCGATGAGCTTCGGGGGCGGGATGGGGACGGCTGA
- a CDS encoding HGxxPAAW family protein, whose amino-acid sequence MSAHQYDEGHTVAGWTGFGIATVGATVLGLGVCLVSVPAIAGGLAICAVALLTTWALHLQGWGKPPGRRPREEWPMRARDPQARAGHLDCLGCRLAGRGRRAVILEVPVEVEAEVEAVSGGDSVRLSPVE is encoded by the coding sequence GTGAGCGCACACCAGTATGACGAGGGGCACACGGTCGCGGGGTGGACCGGTTTCGGCATAGCGACGGTCGGGGCGACCGTGCTGGGACTGGGGGTGTGCCTGGTGTCCGTGCCGGCCATCGCGGGCGGCCTCGCGATCTGTGCGGTGGCCCTGCTGACCACCTGGGCCCTGCACCTCCAGGGCTGGGGCAAGCCTCCGGGCCGCCGTCCCCGGGAGGAGTGGCCCATGCGGGCCCGCGACCCACAGGCCCGCGCGGGGCACCTGGACTGCCTTGGATGCCGGCTGGCCGGACGGGGGCGGCGGGCGGTGATCCTCGAGGTCCCGGTCGAGGTTGAGGCCGAGGTCGAGGCCGTGTCCGGCGGTGATTCGGTACGGCTGTCACCCGTCGAGTGA
- a CDS encoding DUF2797 domain-containing protein — MAQAWMCSGLRWAASGPVLGWGGGRRTELTWGKRVAFRVVDGGVRTCVGARGHVCPVRAVVAGRSRGARCEECGRLDRAHSVAADTLADDPRPYRVYLAWFGPGMLKVGITAEERGAARLLEQGAVCFSWLGTGPLMAARRTEELLRAALRVPDRIPYADKRAVRSALPGTEAERAEEVERLHAQARALTGWPESLTPAPCHPVDHVHAFGLADLPDPVGEVTELVAGGAIAGSLVAAAGPDLHLSTATGVVVLDTRLMRGWELLAAADTAEPTLPIRPFKSAAANQDGLF, encoded by the coding sequence ATGGCACAGGCATGGATGTGTTCGGGGCTGCGTTGGGCGGCGAGTGGGCCCGTGTTGGGGTGGGGCGGGGGGCGGCGTACTGAGCTGACCTGGGGTAAGCGGGTGGCCTTCAGGGTTGTGGATGGGGGTGTGCGGACCTGCGTGGGGGCCCGGGGGCATGTCTGTCCGGTGCGGGCCGTTGTGGCGGGGCGCAGTCGCGGGGCGCGGTGTGAGGAGTGTGGTCGGCTGGATCGGGCGCACTCCGTTGCAGCGGACACTCTCGCCGACGATCCGCGGCCGTACCGCGTCTATCTGGCCTGGTTCGGGCCCGGCATGCTCAAGGTCGGGATCACCGCCGAGGAGCGGGGGGCCGCGCGGCTTCTGGAGCAGGGCGCCGTCTGTTTCAGCTGGCTCGGTACCGGGCCCCTCATGGCGGCCCGGCGCACCGAGGAACTGCTCCGTGCCGCGCTCCGGGTGCCGGACCGGATTCCGTACGCCGACAAGCGAGCCGTGCGTTCGGCGCTTCCCGGGACCGAGGCCGAGCGAGCCGAAGAGGTCGAGCGACTGCATGCCCAGGCGCGGGCGCTCACCGGCTGGCCCGAGTCGCTGACCCCCGCCCCCTGCCACCCCGTCGATCACGTCCACGCCTTCGGGCTCGCCGATCTCCCGGACCCCGTCGGTGAGGTGACCGAGCTGGTCGCGGGCGGCGCCATTGCGGGAAGCCTCGTCGCCGCGGCCGGACCGGATCTGCATCTGTCGACCGCCACCGGAGTCGTCGTCCTCGACACGAGGCTGATGAGAGGGTGGGAATTGCTGGCTGCGGCTGACACAGCCGAACCGACCCTGCCGATACGGCCGTTCAAGTCCGCGGCGGCCAACCAGGACGGACTGTTCTGA
- a CDS encoding response regulator transcription factor: MTTTSPQGRTELLRPDGSPVRVLVVDDELSITELLSMALRYEGWQIRSAGDGTGAVQTAREFRPDAVVLDMMLPDMDGLTVLGRLRRELPDVPVLFLTAKDAVEDRIAGLTAGGDDYVTKPFSLEEVVARLRGLIRRSGAADRRSDSVLVVGDLTLDEDSHEVSRAGDNIHLTATEFELLRFLMRNPRRVLSKAQILDRVWSYDFGGQANVVELYISYLRRKIDAGREPMIHTRRGAGYLIKPAAS; encoded by the coding sequence ATGACCACGACCTCGCCCCAGGGGCGCACCGAACTGCTGAGGCCGGACGGGAGCCCCGTCCGAGTGCTTGTGGTGGACGACGAGCTGTCGATCACCGAGCTGCTGTCCATGGCTCTGCGATACGAAGGCTGGCAGATCCGGAGCGCCGGAGACGGCACGGGTGCCGTTCAGACCGCGCGTGAGTTCCGGCCCGACGCCGTCGTGCTGGACATGATGCTGCCCGACATGGACGGGCTGACCGTCCTCGGGCGACTGCGGCGCGAACTGCCGGATGTTCCCGTGCTGTTCCTCACCGCCAAGGACGCCGTCGAGGACCGTATCGCCGGGCTCACCGCCGGTGGTGACGACTACGTCACCAAGCCGTTCAGCCTCGAAGAGGTCGTCGCCCGGCTGCGCGGGCTCATCCGCCGTTCCGGTGCCGCCGACCGCCGCTCCGACTCGGTGCTCGTCGTCGGCGACCTCACCCTCGACGAGGACAGTCACGAGGTCAGCCGGGCCGGTGACAACATCCACCTCACCGCCACCGAGTTCGAGCTGCTGCGCTTCCTCATGCGCAACCCGCGGCGCGTGCTCAGCAAGGCGCAGATCCTCGACCGGGTCTGGTCCTACGACTTCGGCGGTCAGGCCAATGTCGTGGAGCTCTACATCTCCTACCTGCGGCGGAAGATCGACGCCGGACGGGAGCCGATGATCCACACCCGGCGCGGCGCCGGGTATCTCATCAAGCCCGCGGCCTCGTGA
- a CDS encoding sensor histidine kinase, which translates to MTGRRRTRPQKRRAGQPRTLRTRLVVASVVLIAVVCAVIGTATTLALRSHLYDQLDERLTEVVGRAAGFGGPPGSDPAKGNAVDKASGFSIDRLVTSGPQPEGTVVAEVHNGSITAAKVGEKDESSTDISGMKAKDLTEDQIRALNSVAQDDEKHTVDLGGGLGEYRVEYKTGVNGSFYVAIPTEEVSSTLSTLILIEISVTAAGLIAASLAGTVIVGVATRPLRKVAATATRVSELPLHTGEVNLNERVPESECDPHTEVGRVGAALNRMLDHVHSALHSRQQSETRVRQFVADASHELRTPLASISGYAELTRRGREDVGPDTRHALGRIESEAGRMTLLVEDLLLLARLDAGRPLQFEQTDLVPLVVDTISDARAAGRDHNWRLDLPDEPAPISADAARLQQVLVNLLANARTHTPPGTTVTARVLRRGPWLCVDVEDDGQGIPADLLPHVFERFARGDSSRSRASGSTGLGLAIVQAVATAHGGAVTVDSVPGRTVFTVHLPALAPAPVPAPETNWQSHSQAQHSATTRVQQGT; encoded by the coding sequence GTGACCGGGCGACGACGGACGCGTCCGCAGAAGAGGCGAGCGGGCCAGCCGCGCACCCTGCGGACGCGGCTCGTCGTCGCCTCCGTGGTGCTGATCGCGGTGGTCTGCGCGGTGATCGGCACGGCGACCACGCTGGCGCTGCGCTCCCACCTCTACGACCAGCTCGACGAACGGCTCACCGAGGTCGTCGGACGAGCCGCCGGCTTCGGCGGGCCTCCCGGCAGCGACCCCGCCAAGGGGAATGCGGTCGACAAGGCCAGCGGCTTCAGCATCGACCGGCTGGTCACCAGCGGCCCCCAGCCGGAGGGCACGGTCGTCGCCGAGGTGCACAACGGCTCCATCACGGCCGCCAAGGTCGGTGAGAAGGACGAGAGCAGCACCGACATCAGCGGGATGAAGGCCAAGGACCTCACCGAGGACCAGATCCGGGCGCTCAACTCCGTGGCCCAGGACGACGAGAAGCACACCGTGGACCTCGGCGGCGGCCTCGGCGAGTACCGGGTCGAGTACAAGACCGGCGTCAACGGCAGCTTCTACGTCGCCATCCCCACCGAGGAAGTCAGCAGCACCCTCAGCACCCTGATCCTCATCGAGATCAGTGTCACCGCCGCAGGGCTCATCGCCGCCTCCCTCGCCGGGACGGTCATTGTCGGCGTAGCCACCCGCCCCCTGCGCAAGGTCGCCGCGACCGCCACCCGTGTCTCCGAACTCCCGCTCCACACCGGCGAGGTCAACCTCAACGAGCGCGTCCCCGAGTCCGAGTGCGATCCGCACACCGAGGTCGGCCGGGTCGGCGCCGCCCTCAACCGGATGCTGGACCACGTCCACAGCGCCCTGCACTCCCGCCAGCAGAGCGAGACGCGGGTACGGCAGTTCGTGGCCGACGCCAGCCATGAGCTGAGAACCCCGCTGGCGTCGATCAGCGGCTACGCCGAACTGACCCGGCGCGGCCGGGAGGACGTCGGCCCCGACACCCGGCACGCCCTCGGCCGGATCGAGTCCGAGGCGGGCCGGATGACCCTCCTCGTGGAGGATCTGCTGCTGTTGGCGAGGCTGGACGCGGGTCGCCCGCTCCAGTTCGAGCAGACCGACCTCGTCCCGCTCGTCGTGGACACCATCAGCGACGCCCGCGCGGCCGGCCGGGACCACAACTGGCGCCTCGACCTGCCCGACGAACCGGCGCCGATCAGCGCTGACGCGGCCCGGCTACAGCAGGTCCTGGTCAATCTGCTGGCCAACGCCCGCACCCACACACCGCCCGGTACGACGGTCACCGCGCGCGTACTGCGGCGCGGTCCGTGGCTGTGCGTGGACGTCGAGGACGACGGCCAGGGCATCCCGGCCGATCTGCTGCCGCATGTCTTCGAGCGGTTCGCGCGCGGCGACTCCTCACGTTCCCGCGCCTCCGGCTCGACCGGCCTCGGCCTCGCCATCGTGCAGGCCGTCGCGACCGCGCACGGTGGCGCCGTGACCGTGGACAGCGTGCCCGGACGGACCGTCTTCACGGTCCATCTGCCCGCGCTCGCCCCCGCCCCCGTGCCCGCGCCGGAAACGAATTGGCAATCGCACTCACAGGCACAGCACAGCGCCACCACACGGGTGCAACAGGGCACTTGA
- a CDS encoding bifunctional glycosyltransferase family 2/GtrA family protein translates to MRTDSSPGTLPAREHVPATDAGTPVLDVVIPVYNEEKDLQPCVLRLHEHLKRTFPYAFRITIADNASTDTTPRVAARLAAQLAEVRSFRLEQKGRGRALRTVWSASDAPVLAYMDVDLSTDLNALLPLVAPLISGHSDLAIGSRLARSSRVVRGPKREFISRSYNLILRGSLQARFTDAQCGFKAIRRDVAQVLLPLVEDTGWFFDTEMLVVAERAGLRIHEVPVDWVDDPDSTVHIVKTATDDLRGVWRVGKALATGSLPLDRLARPFGDDPRDREIKDVPTGLARQLVGFCVVGALSTLFYLLLYSGFRQFTGSQVANALALLVSAVANTAANRRLTFGVRGRGGAVRHQAQGLVVFGIGLALTSGSLAALGAATAEPAHSTELAVLIAANLAATVLRFLLFRVWVFPDRREDRVETAAPAPIPTYTDHSWRDATMRLQPVRTSDTDRGDHR, encoded by the coding sequence ATGCGAACCGACTCTTCTCCCGGCACTCTGCCGGCGCGGGAGCACGTCCCGGCCACAGACGCCGGTACGCCTGTCCTGGACGTAGTGATCCCCGTCTACAACGAGGAGAAGGACCTCCAGCCGTGTGTGCTGAGACTGCACGAGCACCTCAAACGCACCTTCCCGTACGCGTTCCGCATCACGATCGCGGACAACGCCTCCACGGACACCACCCCGCGGGTGGCGGCACGGCTGGCGGCACAGCTCGCCGAGGTCCGTAGCTTCCGGCTGGAGCAGAAGGGCCGCGGGCGTGCCCTGCGCACCGTGTGGTCCGCCTCGGACGCCCCGGTCCTCGCCTACATGGACGTCGACCTGTCCACCGACCTCAACGCCCTGCTGCCACTGGTCGCGCCGCTGATCTCGGGCCACTCCGACCTGGCGATCGGCTCCCGGCTCGCCCGCTCCTCCCGCGTCGTCCGCGGCCCCAAGCGGGAGTTCATCAGCCGCTCGTACAACCTCATCCTGCGCGGCTCGCTCCAGGCCCGCTTCACCGACGCACAGTGCGGCTTCAAGGCGATCCGCCGGGACGTGGCCCAGGTGCTGCTGCCGCTGGTGGAGGACACCGGATGGTTCTTCGACACCGAGATGCTGGTGGTTGCCGAGCGCGCGGGGCTGCGCATCCACGAGGTGCCGGTCGACTGGGTCGACGACCCGGACTCCACCGTGCACATCGTGAAGACGGCGACCGACGACCTCAGGGGCGTGTGGCGGGTCGGCAAGGCCCTGGCCACCGGTTCGCTGCCGCTGGACCGCCTCGCCCGGCCCTTCGGCGACGATCCGCGCGACCGCGAGATCAAGGACGTACCGACCGGGCTTGCCCGCCAGCTCGTCGGCTTCTGTGTGGTCGGCGCCCTGTCGACCCTGTTCTATCTGCTGCTCTACAGCGGCTTCCGCCAGTTCACCGGCTCGCAGGTGGCCAACGCGCTCGCCCTGCTGGTCTCGGCGGTCGCCAACACCGCCGCCAACCGGCGCCTCACCTTCGGCGTGCGGGGCCGCGGCGGGGCGGTCCGACACCAGGCGCAGGGCCTGGTCGTGTTCGGCATCGGCCTCGCCCTGACCAGCGGCTCGCTGGCTGCCCTGGGCGCGGCCACCGCCGAGCCCGCGCACTCCACCGAACTGGCGGTCCTGATCGCCGCCAACCTCGCCGCGACCGTGCTGCGCTTCCTGCTCTTCCGGGTGTGGGTCTTCCCGGACCGACGCGAGGACCGCGTGGAGACGGCCGCCCCGGCACCCATTCCTACGTACACCGACCACTCCTGGAGGGACGCCACCATGCGGCTTCAGCCGGTGCGCACCTCCGACACCGATCGGGGGGACCACCGATGA